A part of Capsicum annuum cultivar UCD-10X-F1 chromosome 6, UCD10Xv1.1, whole genome shotgun sequence genomic DNA contains:
- the LOC107874437 gene encoding uncharacterized protein LOC107874437: MRLHNLRFLSTIKEETKEDVESDDGKSRSDRSRKASKSRSFTDLTLVLTPLSSQCVKCQYSDAYNCQGFSFNPLFESEIKSLKSSPPSKFKFLRDAEEKLIRRLLEESERRKFLSNGASDQDSLMKPLSNSTVFNEERDESFISFNNYQY, translated from the coding sequence ATGAGGTTACATAATCTTAGATTCCTCTCCACAATTAAAGAGGAGACAAAGGAAGATGTAGAATCCGATGATGGAAAATCCAGAAGTGATAGAAGCAGAAAAGCTTCGAAAAGTAGAAGTTTTACTGACCTTACCCTTGTTCTCACTCCTCTATCTTCACAGTGCGTGAAGTGTCAGTATTCTGACGCTTACAATTGTCAGGGATTTAGTTTCAATCCTCTCTTTGAATCTGAAATCAAGAGTCTAAAATCTTCACCACcatcaaaattcaagtttttgagGGATGCTGAGGAGAAACTTATAAGGAGATTACTTGAAGAATCTGAGAGAAGAAAATTTCTTAGTAATGGTGCTTCTGATCAAGATTCTttaatgaaacctttatcaaatTCAACAGTGTtcaatgaagaaagagatgaatcttttatttctttcaacAATTACCAGTATTAG